The genomic DNA CTTCCAGGATTCATCAGCCAATAGAGTGCCACTGTACTGTCCATCCATATGTTGATGGAAGTAACGGGCCACCTAGTTAGAGCTTGTTGCACGTTATTGGCCATGTTTGCTGCCATGTGTCCTGCCACCAGTTCTAGTCTGGGCATCGTAGTGTTTCTCTTGGAGATTCTTGACTTCGAGGTCAGTAGTCCTTGCACTGTGCCAGTATCTTGCTTAACTAGGGCTATCGTTGTTGCAGAACAGGCCACGCTGCTTGCGTCGGAAAAAAGGTGGAGATCAATAGATTTGACTTCATTACACTGTCTAACAAGGCTTCTAGGGACCTTTACACTTCGAAGTTGAGCTATCCACCTCAACCAGGCTTTCGCTAGCTTCTCAGACACCACCGCATTCCATCCCAATTTCTCATCACAAGCCTCTCTGTAGATGTGTTTTCCTTGAGCCATCGTTGGGGATAGGATGCCTAGCGGATCATACACTTTTCCAAGGTGACTAAGGATGGTTTTCTTTGTGACCGGCGTATCGTCACTGAATGGTGGAATCTTGATTTCTAAGGTGTCGTCTTCCTTGTCCCAAACCTGTCCTAGTATTTTGCTGGGGTTTGTCATATTCTGATCTTCCAACTCTTTTATGTTTGACTCCCACTTGTGCACTTTGAACTTTGCATCATCGAGTATGTAAGTGGTCTCTTCTTTAAACTTCCTCATTTCTTCAACCTGTCCTCCTGTCTTCATAAGGTTGTCTACGTAAGTGTTATTTCTCAACTCTTCTGCTGTCTCCGCAAAATCTTCCGGCTGTTGATCAATGTGGTATCTCAGAGTGGCTCCTAAAATGAAGGGACTGGCTTCTGCACCAAATGGTACCCTTGCAAATCGCAGATGCTCCTCTTTTCCGTGTAGGGTGAAAAGAAACCGGAAAGCGTCCCTGTCTTCCTCCTTTATTCCGATTTGTACGAATGCTTTCTTGATATCTCCCAGCAGTAGGTTCTCAGACATCCTTGATCTAATCATTATGTCCCACAGAAGGGGTTGGAGGGATGGGCCAGTGTATATGCATTCGTTTATGCTTGCAGCTAGAGGATGAGGTTTGGCACTGGCATCAAACACCATTCTGACTTTCGTTGTGACAGCTTCTGTTCGAACGACAGCCTTATGTGGCAAATAGAATACTCGTTTCCCCGTTGGTTCGCTTGGAATTCTTTCGACTATCCCTTGTTCTTCAATTATGTGTGTTCTTCAATTAAGAAAAAAGCTGTTCTTCAATTATGTGTGTGTACTCAGCCTTTAACTGTTCCTTTTGTCTTAGTTTCATATTCATGTTCCATGTTCTGTAAACGTCTCCGACTGTGTTCTTCATTGGTTCCAGCTAGCTCTGCTCCCGGTATCCAAGGAATGTTTACCTCGTACCTTCCGTCGTGCTTCCTTACTATGTTCTCTTTGAACTCCGTGTAGACATCAAGCTCGTCATCCTCACCTCTGTCTCTGACCCCCAAAACGTCCAGGTTGTATAGTCGCTCATAGTCGCTTGTATCTCTGCTGAAGAAGCTCTGGCTGTTTGAGTCGTTTCCACCATGGATAACCCAGCCAAAGGTCGTTCCTTCCACAATTGGCTCTCCCGGCTGTCCCTTGCATACTTCTTCGGTTCTTATTCGACAATAGGTACTGTCTCCTGAAATCACATGTATAGGATACTCGTCTCCAATCTGTTTGTAGAACCTCTCGTCTTTGGTGTGCTCGTACTGCTTCTTTAACTTGTTTATATCCGGTCTTCGTACGGTCGTGAAGTCTCGCAACTTTGTCCCAGTTACTTGAATCTTCTCACTTGCTTTTCCATCCAGCGACTCAATTGAGATGTTAAAGATAGGCATAGATTGTCTCTTTGAGCCGTTTACGGTGAGAATCTCTCGTACCTCGTGACGCTCCGCTTTAAGGTTTAACCTTTTGGCCGCTTCGCTTGTAATGAAATTCCTCCCAGCTCCAGTGTCTAGGTATGCCCAGAATGTTTCTCCTTTTATCTTTACAGGTATTATGGCTGGTAATGACCATTCGTCGGCTGAAGGAGAATAGCTTGTTAACACAGTTCCGTTGTCACCGGTTTGTCTATTCTTATCCTTGTCACAAAGACTTGTATGATGCTTTGACTTGCACTTGAAACATCCTCGGCTTCGACATTGCTTCCCCCAGTGTCCTGCGCGGCCACAGTTGAAACacaatttcttttcttggaaGTACTGCCTTCTTGCTTCTATTGTGTTAACGACTTCGCATGCGTCTCCCCAATGCTTTCCCTCACAAAAGATACAGACCTTTTCCTTGTTATACCAATGCTTCTCTCTTTTCGGTCGTGTAACTCCACTGTCTCCGGATGCATCATCTACTTTATGTCTTTTCAACCACTGTCGAAGGTTGTTTATCAAGGCCTCCATATCCCAGTCCTCCCAATTTTCATCGGTTCGCACAATATCGGGCCTCACTTGTGGTATTTTGTTAAGAGTGGACATTACGTACCCCCGAAGCATGTCGGCTTCGCCCATTGTCAGCAACGCATCGTAGTTCCTGCTCACGCTGTCGTAAAATTCCTGAATCTTCAAGTAATTGGATCCTTTGATGACAGGAAGGTTCAGTATTTCTTCTACGTGTGCGTTCACAACAAGTTTGCTCTGGCCATACTCGGATTTCAGTCTTTCCCAGGCTATCTTGTAGCCAATTTCACCAGGCTTTAGGTTTGCTATCTTTGCTAGCACATTTGGATTGACCATTTCCAACAGATACCCGAATTTCTCCTCTGGGCTAATTGATTTGTTGTGCACTTGAGTGATAAACATGTTCTCGAATCTCACCCAGTCGGTGGGCGTTCCTTTGAACGGTGTTATTATCAATTTGGGTAGTTTTGCTGTAGTTGAACGGCCTTCTTTCTCCAGTTCCAGCCGTTTATGCGTCGCCTGTAATTCTGCATCGATTTTCTCCTGCCACATACGTCGTTCGTGCTCTTCTTGTCGCAAACGCAACTCATTTAAACGGCGCTCCTCTTCTCtctgttgttcttgtttggctgcAAATCGTTTTCTCTCCAATTCCTCGTCTATTTCCTCCTGTCTGTTACTTAAAAACCTCGCAAGCTTCTCTTTATAGAAGAAATGTGGAATACCTGGCCTTCACGTCCTTTTTCCATTGTCTCACCGATCGGGCAGATACACCGTGATCTATTTTTAATTCCTCCACTTGCGAAATAAGATCTGATAACTTGCCCACGATTTTCTCCGCTCGTCTGTTGGCAATATCCATCTCCGTGTAATCTCTCAGCTTAATTAGCTCGTCGGTTTCGTCCAGAAAGTACTTGAGTTTGTGTATTTCCTTGTctatttctttttcaagttgttgttcgCCGTCACAACTGTGCCGCGTGTCTGCGTTTTCCTCGCCGTCGCTCATATTTTCCAATTGCTTCACTCGTTGTGTAATAACCAGTTGAAGTCCGCAGTATCCTGGTCCCGGCACCACTTTTTGTACCGAACTTGTGGGGCACAAAATAGCTCGCTTGAATCGTAAATTGTTCTTTTACTTAAATCACAATCCGCTCGTACATTTCCTCTCCGACCGATCTCAACAAAAAGTAAAATTCACTACTCTCTCTTTTCAGCTACTCCGAtttcaaatgtcaatcaaaaaGGTTAACACTAATAAAATACTAAAAGAGTCACATCTGGTTTAAATGAGTGTCACGACATTTCCGGTCATGTTTCGGTCTCCCATTAATTTCTTGGTGCCTAAATACCAGGTGACAAATTGCTTTTTGGCGTTTTACAATACCTGTGGGTAACACCACACCAAAAAAATTAGCTCACTATAACAAGGTAAAATAGATATAATTTTCAGAATGCTTTACAATTTAGCTGTGTCACCGAACACCCAAGGTCAATAGagaccttaaggacggtgcctactattgttattgcgcatacgttctgcgcatctccagatactcggatttcctatcgctgatgcttactaataccgggatatttttgcgcggtttaaataatccagagaaagtagatcttagtaagtactcttgttatccaaaaagaaaattgggggtaaccgtgcatttttgagagataattaagcttcaatttgagaaagaacgccatacattgctttgcactttaaagctttttacgaatattattcatgaattatctttgaaaaatgcgtggttacccccaattttctttttggatttcaataacacttgttaagatctacatttcgtgcataatcataaagcggggcaaaaatatctttaattagtaggcaccgtccttaagcagaGACGACGAGAACGGACGACGAGTACCAACCGGAAGTAACTTTGACCCATAAGATGATACTGCGCATGGCATGTCCTGTCTTCGCTGACTTCATTCGTCGTCCACCCAACGTCGAGAACGTGAAAACAGCTGTGTTGCCGTCCTCTGTTCTACGTAAGTATTTGTCAGACTATTTCTTCGCCTTTTAGAGGTTTAATTTAGCAAAAGCTAAACAATCATAGGTTTGAATTTAGTATGCGAAAGCTTCTGTTGTTTTTTAGCTACAACTTAAAGTAATTTGCCTCTGTAAACTTCTTTTGCAGGAACTGTACATGGCGTGTCAAACTCCCGTGTCAGGGTAAGATCTGAAGTCTTAGTAAATTGGATCGTTCATGATGAACTTTATAATTTCCTTGTGTTTCCGTTTATCCGCAGCGTTCCTCGCGAATATTAGAAAGCAGAGCATCTGCAGCTTTCTAAATTTTTACTGAGTTATCAATTTCAACTTTATTCATTGCTCGATCTGTCTGAATATAGAAGCTTTTTCTAGTAATGATACAGATAAGGTTGTTTGTAATATATAGGGATGAATCCCAGAAACAAAAAGCCATGTCGTTATAGCAAGCTCGAATTTCAAGAGATTGAAAAAACAGTCCTGTAGATCGCAGACTTGCAACTTGAGTAAGGCCAGAGTAAGCCTGATTAACACTAATTTAGATTTAACTGTCAAGGTGTATGCAATTAAATATGATATGCAATTAAAGCAGGATTAGTCTTAATCCCAGCTCAAAAGTGTAAAAGGAATTTTAAGACATTCACATCAGTTTTTCTTCACTAGAAACAACTCTATGAAATGGACAGAAGGCCATGACTTAACCCTCTGTGGGGAAGTTCTTCTCCAGGAGCCTTTCAAGCATCCAAAAAACAGCAAGGAAAGGAGTGAAGTGTGGGGACAGATAGCTCTTAATCTTAACAGTCTTGCAAGTCCCATATTCGAAGTGTCCAAGAGATCAGTGAGAGACAGACTAACCCTTTTGCAGACTAAGTACCAAGGAGAAAACAAGGGAAGAAGAAAGAGTATCAGGCATAGACTGTGAGGAGACCCAGCTAGACGCAGCAGTTGAAGAAATTCTTGACAAAGAAAAGGCAGCTGACATGGAAAGGAATGAGCAAGCTGGTACTCTCACTAAAAAATGCCAGAGTGAGAAGGCAAGTGCCGAAGAGGTTAGACGCCAAGCTATGGAACGTCtgggcaaaaccaaaaaaagaaatgcagaTTCCGAAGAAGAAGGAAAACCCAGTAAAAGAGGGAAGCTAAGAGAAGAAGTTCTGATGCTGTTGAATACCTCAAGGAGAAGTTTGAGTTAGAAAGTAAAATGAGGAAGGATGAAATGGAGTTCAAGAAAAATGAACAGCAGATGTTGATGGATCAGCAGAGTCAAAAACACAAGCAGCAATTAGAAATGATGAAGATGGTACGACAACAGAATCAGTCATTAATGGCTTTATTGGAAAAAGCTACATTCACAAAGTGACTATCCCAAGTCTCctcaagattttggaaacttatTTTAAAACAGGTTGCACTTAAGGggagtattaatcttagaaacCCCTTCTTTTGGAAACCCAAGCTATGTTAAGCATTAATTTACTTAAACTTTGTTGAACTTTGTTGAAAGTTGAGttaacaaatattttacacTGTTTTTCAACATGATTTTGTGATGTAGGaaacttttttctttatttaagtaCAAAAATCATGCTTGTTTACTTCTGTATGGGAGGTATTTTTTTCCTCGAACTCGATGAAActcgacgaagggctaacgctcgaaacgtcagcttttagaatctctgtacggtggccaatttacattatcaactccgttgataaaaccaaatttttgtatactacttccccaccgacgcagcaccacagtttctttagaaactaccccttcattcatttgaagaGCAGATTGTTCGTTTGCCTTATGTCCATGCTGTTGTGTTGGCATTTTTTTGTAGATAGTGTGAATCTGGCATGAGTGTAACAGTGTACAAAAAGCATGTCGGTAAAATTAAACCTCATTTTGAATTCTTATTTGCTGTGATTTTACACATTGTACATAATGCCCAGGCCCCATGTTACAaagttactaaaacaaaagttatCAAAAAAGGTTATTAAGAAAAATAATCTTCTAAGGAAGGAGGTTCCAgctgaaaaaaacttgatgtttGATTTCCATAGAGACATGTGAGGGCATTTCTAAGTAGGGCACTGACAACATACATTTTACCCACACTACTGAGAccaatttttaagtttttttttaagtctaaAAACTTGAAGTAGTTAGTGACATCATTGAATAGCCACTCGACTGATTCTCTGACACTGCTCATCGACTGGTTGAAGTCCATCATTTGAGGGGTCAATGCTGTATTCCTGAAAGGGGCTTGAAGGTATACCCTTAAAGGGTACGCTGGATCACCATAAATGCAGTATGGATTCCCCAGATTAAGGAGAGTTAGAAAAAGCTTGAAGGTCATTAAGGAGTCTTGAGTCTGCCAGCATGCCTGCATCATGCCTCCTTCCTTctgaaaaatagaaaaatatgcAAAATTGTTTTCCTGAATGACATagaaataaatgacaaaacaaAGAATTATTATAACCATTTCTTACCTACGGGACCATATAGATGACCTATCAGACCATTGGGGAGGGCAACACACTGAAACTTCAAAGCATGTACTCTCTTGTGGCCGTTACAGACTTCTCTCCGATGCTCTGCAGGTCTGCAAATTGGACGAACTGTCCCGTCAACAAATCCAAAACAATTGTCCAAGGCAGAACCCTGGGTAGCAATAGTGTCACTATACAGTTGCAGCAAGGGCTGAAAGAGAACTTGGTGATTCCACTGAGTGATTCTGTGGCCGTGTGTATCGTATATGTAGTCGAGCACTTGGTTGCTAACCATGCTTAACAGTGGAACCGGCCGACCAAATCGTGGAATGATATCACTGAATCTGCAGGGGTAAGACAATCTTCTGAGAAGAATACAAAGCGCTTCCATTCCACTTGATACGGTTCTTTGGTAACACGTAAAGCTGTCCGGTATTTGAAGGATTTTGGCAAGAAGTGGAAGGTCGTGCTTCCTGAATCTAAACTCTGCCAAACACTCGGCATCGTTTATATCGTCCAGAGAAAACCTTCCAAAATTCTCGTAGCAAAAGTCAGGATTTTTTGGCGAGTATTCCTCATACAACAACAGTTCTTCATCATCTAAAATGCCTTGAGAGTGACTAAAGAGAAAAAGTTCTTGAAGCTCGTGAAAAGAAACCATCTCGACGAAAAAATGATCTACTGTGCTGTTTGTTTAGTTTGCGTTCACGTTCTCGTCGAACGAAGCTTAAGTTTATAGTCAGGAGGCACAGTTTCAAAATGTGCTTATTTTTCATTTTCGCTAAACATTTTGAGTAGAAGCAGGAAACATAGCTTAAAATTTTCGTCTTGTCGCCCTAATAAAGAATATTGCTGTTTCCAGTCTGAAATCTCAGGAGTTTTGCTTTTAAGGGGTTCCCCTTTCAGGTCCTCCCTCTTGCAACATGGGAACGAGGCTGAAAGCGTAAAGCTTATTGAAGCATTCCAAATAGTACCAAATTGATGGGAATTAGTtatataaataaactaaaaaatacTCTATCCGATTGACATCATCTCATGGCATTAGaatgatcacgtgaccatatttgCCTTTGGAGCATGAAAGGGAGGCTGGGCAAAAAAGTCATCAAAgtattgaaaaatatttgaaactgCGCGAAATTCGTCACGTTAAGACTATTTTTAAAGTCTAGCACTTTGCTCTCGTGGATCTCAATAATATGTACTCCTTGGTATAGGTGACAACACCTAAATAAAAGCATTTAAAAATCATTAAACTGGAATATTTTTCGTTGTCCGCTGATGCTATGGACCAGAAGTGTTAATAAAGCATAATgcagaatattaatttttttaaagcagTTCTGAACAATATTTTGCTTATGTTGGGGACTGTATTAAAGCGAGGTTAGCACGAAAAAGAGACTTGCACGAAAACGAGGCAACTTCagaccgccattttgttttgagttCGGCACATGCAGGTTGTGTAGAGAAGTTTTGTCGCGAAAAGAGGTTAAATAATAATGTAGGTGTCTTCGAAATAAAGTAAGAAGAACGATGTTTAAAGATAAGGTGAACGCTGTTTGAACAAGAGGACTGCAGGAAATCAAATAGTAAAGAGTCCAGGTAAGTCAAGTTGCTTCGATTGGTTCTGTACTCTACCTCTACTTTGTTTAAAAATCCATGCATTTTGAATTTGCCAAACAATTTTCTGGTaataagacaaaaaatgttttgtttttgtataaGACTACTTTTAAAGGGATGGAAGAAGCTTCCATACTTCCTGTGGGGGAAATCCATGCTGAAGACCATCACAAAGTGGACTGGAAAAAATGCATAATCTGCTAAGAAAATAGATTTCCAATAAAAAAGTTTCCCTTATCAAAAGGCACCAGCGTTGGAATTTCTAAAGTGGTTGACTGTGGTGAGATTAGAAAGGAGTGTAACGATGCAAGTTACAAGCAGTGTTCAAGAGTAGTGACTTGTCTTAAGGAAAGAGGAAGTCGAGACGTATTTTGGCACATGCAGTGGTACAGTGATTTTACGAATAAAGAGCACATCCAACGACTGAAGAATCGAGCATTCGTAACAAAGTTAGATGAAGCCATCCCCGAACTGCCCGCAAGTGGTACAAGAAGGTCACCTTTAGGCGCCTTTTCTTTAGAAAGAAGTAAAGTTTCATGACAGTTTAAAGCAGCAGAAGTTGAAGACCTTTGAAACTTTGTATTCCGTGCCAGTCTCACTGGATAAAGATAAAACTGTTGCCATTAAGGCAGACAGAGATCTGTTGAGACGAGTAGTAGTTGCCCTAGAATCTGGCCGTGAAGTTGATGTGGACACCCTCTTACAACGAGAACTTTCCCCTGTTCCACTATCGATAGCTACACTCGATGGATGCCTGAGACTAGCATCAAGCAAGTCTGATCTTGGCAATATCTTACAGAAGAATGTGAATCAAAGTCAACCACCCATCAGCCACCATAGGATGTGTACTATTATCGATTGGCATGGCAGCCGTTCAGTCCCTAGGAAATACCACAGGTGCAAAGTCATTCGGAGATTGGAGTGATAATTTCACTGCATTTGTTGTTTCTCACTTTTCGGACAAATGCACACGAGTAGATGTGGTTTTCGACCGATACCTTCCAAATTCTATCAAGGGAGACAGGAAAGAGCAAAGGTATTAGAAGAGATGTGGCGAGCAGGGAAATGTCACAACGTTATGGGACGCATCCTGGACGTGAGCTGGTGGTTAGCGGAGGGTTCAGAGAGATACTGAAGGTGTGGTCATCCGATGCGTCCAGAGAGAGTCTGCAGGAGCTGTCTTTAGACCACGAGGAGGCAGACACACGAATTGTTCTCCACGCTAGAGACGCAGCTGTAAGGGGTTATCGTCAAGTTAACGTGTTGTGCCGTAACACAGATGTTCTTGTCCTCCTTCTGGCGCACAGACAAGATCTTTGTCAGGAAATTTGGATGTTCTCCGGTACATCCCGAACAAAGAGATACATTCCAGTCCACAAGATCTCACTGCCTGAGGAGAAGAGGAAGTCGCTGCTAGCTTTCCATACCATCACTGGTTGTGATACAACCAGCCAGTTTGCTGGTATCGGTAAGCAATCAGCCTTGAAAATTTTCGACAGTTCGTCAAAGCTCATCGAACATCTAGGCGAACATTGTCCACCAGAGGAAACCGTCTTGGCCGACGCTGAAGCATTTGTCTGCCAGCTGTACAACCATGGGACAGACGGAGTAGATATCAACGAAGAGAGAGCAGCAGCATTTCGCAAGGTAAAGAATAAACCTTGATTCCCTTCCTCCGACGAAGGATGCTTTGCATCTTCATATACGGCGTGCGAACTTCCAGTGCATGATATGGAAAAAAGCGAAAGAGCCTCGACCATCCCTGTCTAGTCCAGAAGAAAATGGGTGGTTTTACAAGGAAGGGGTTCTTAAGCCAAAGCTAATGAATCAAGAGGAAGTATCAGCATCGTGCTTACAATTAGCGTTCTGTGGATGTTCGAGCGGTAATAGCTGTATCAACCGCCGATGTACCTGTGTTCGGATGTCTCTTGGATGCTCTAAGGGTTGCAAGTGTGGAGACGCGTGTAGAAcacaagaaacatttcactggATGAAGAAGAGGTGTAACGTGCTGTGTGATGCCTACGTTGTAGCAACGGCAGATTTCTGTCACTCTTTCTATTTTATGATCAAATTATGGACACAAGTGAGAAACTTGGAGTAATTATACATTGCCCACATGAAATAAATTCCTTGGCATGCAAGGAATAAACGTGTTTGAGTAGTTACTCTCACAGACTAGCCTTTCCCTTTTTGCCTGCAGCATGATAATCATTTAGACTTGTTTTGGTGAAAGGACCTTGTTAACAAGCAGGTTatgaagaaatagaaaaatatcGATGATTAGAAAACTGTGCTTTTTAATGCGTTCAACTGTAAAAGAGTCTGAACTGTTTGCTAAACCTTGCCCGAAAGTATGACAGGCGACCAGCGTGAAGAGCTTGCCTGCCCATTGTTTTAGCATGGTTATCAATGGTAGCCAGGGCGAAAACTATTGTACACTAATTTTGCGATATTTCTATTGGTTTGCTAGCTTTCGTCATACCTTGATTATATATCTTGGattagcctcgttttcatgatCCAGGAGcagatatggtcacgtgatcattCTAAAGTCATGACGTTGATGTCAACTAAGTATAAAACACCTTTTTATATCATATGACTTATTTCCATCCATTTGGCACGATTTGTCTTGCTTGAGTACTTTTTTTCTGGTGCAGCCTCATTTCCATGCTGCACGAGCAGGTGCCTATAATGAACACCCCTTATATTCTAAACTCCCAAGATTTCAAGCTGGAAACAGTGATATCCTTATTCAGGGTCGCTAGACGAAGATTTTAAGCCGTGTTTCCTGCTTCTACTCAAAATGTTTAGCGAAAATCATTTTTCTGCTATCTGCCTCCTGACTATTAGATTTTCCCGCCGTTTTCGTACCGTGAACGGACGGTTCCGTCCCAGTCTTCACGCGGTACtattcgtcgtcgtcgtcgtcgtcgtcgtcgtcttcttcgtcaatgcttaaggtccctaataattTTGCCATTACCCCAACAGAAATAACTCAACATaacttttgctggaaaaacaagatcagcaaCATGAATCAAGTGTTGAATGAAGAGAACAAGACCTCATGcttcacaaaaaaggacaaagttatagagacaacacagttttcaacaaaaatattggACTGGAATAAGAATTAATACTATGTACATGTAACCCCGTGAAAAAGCACCCCAAATGCCCACATACTTTCCAATATAGGTTTTAGTCAGAGGAAACTTTTTCGTTATCACAGACAAAACTCTAATGGTCATTAAATTTCTTTCTAGTGgaaataatattgaacaaaacaaagagtTTATTAATAATCTACCCTGTGTgtgtttagtattttttcctttcattctaaCGAATGTGTTCTCCATGTATAGTTTTTAGATGCATATCTGTTTGGGACAAGTTAGCAGAACCTTGGGGAACCCATTCAAAATAGAAACTTGTAATACCACTGGCAGTACTAAAAACTAACAttactcaacaaaaataacaatattatttgtgttcctCTAATATATGTC from Montipora capricornis isolate CH-2021 chromosome 2, ASM3666992v2, whole genome shotgun sequence includes the following:
- the LOC138037924 gene encoding uncharacterized protein, with protein sequence MVFDASAKPHPLAASINECIYTGPSLQPLLWDIMIRSRMSENLLLGDIKKAFVQIGIKEEDRDAFRFLFTLHGKEEHLRFARVPFGAEASPFILGATLRYHIDQQPEDFAETAEELRNNTYVDNLMKTGGQVEEMRKFKEETTYILDDAKFKVHKWESNIKELEDQNMTNPSKILGQVWDKEDDTLEIKIPPFSDDTPVTKKTILSHLGKVYDPLGILSPTMAQGKHIYREACDEKLGWNAVVSEKLAKAWLRWIAQLRSVKVPRSLVRQCNEVKSIDLHLFSDASSVACSATTIALVKQDTGTVQGLLTSKSRISKRNTTMPRLELVAGHMAANMANNVQQALTRWPVTSINIWMDSTVALYWLMNPGRNWKVFVANRVRKIATITEKLNISWKYCPTDKNIADLGSRGASVDKMEKGDWFTGPEWLQHEEKWPEQPTLARSKEASEEEKPLKEVVESAREHKPDEWDQLLERKPYWTVLRVTAWAIRFRNNTLAKKEMRKTRKGALCTDEIRQAKELWVRRAQKRIPQDTETPGWRLVEDKETGVLKCVGRIPGYRPTYLEDCLLTQKLIRHVHSEIKHLGVANTMAEIRKNGGFQN